The following coding sequences lie in one Cercospora beticola chromosome 9, complete sequence genomic window:
- a CDS encoding uncharacterized protein (MEROPS:MER0001711~BUSCO:EOG09263XZN) — protein sequence MNHLPHGWGRPRDDIYGAYNTSYLPQSHGGTQQPITHTQSPIVTGTSVIALKFKSGVVIAADNLASYGSLARFTDVHRLKPFNRKSVVGFGGDVSDMQYIDRLLKSLDVEENYGSSSHEDEGDAIMSAKNLHTYLAKVMYKRRSDFNPLWNALLVAGLDEKNQPFLASADLLGTTFSAPTLATGFGAHLAQPILRRSVPDEAASQKLGREEAVKAIKDCMKVLFYRDARSMPEYSIAVIDEKGVELHESEKLENQSWDFADRIRGYGTQTV from the exons ATGAACCACCTCCCGCACGGCTGGGGCAGA CCTCGCGATGACATTTACGGCGCCTACAACACCTCCTACCTCCCACAATCCCACGGCGGCACCCAACAACCCATCACGCACACCCAATCTCCCATCGTAACCGGAACCTCCGTCATCGCCCTCAAATTCAAATCCGGCGTCGTGATCGCCGCCGACAACCTCGCCTCATACGGCTCCCTCGCCCGCTTCACAGACGTCCACCGCCTGAAGCCCTTCAACCGCAAATCCGTCGTAGGTTTCGGCGGCGATGTCTCCGACATGCAATACATCGACCGCCTGCTCAAATCGCTGGACGTCGAAGAGAACTACGGCTCCAGCAgccacgaagacgaaggagaTGCCATCATGAGCGCGAAGAACTTGCACACATATCTCGCGAAAGTCATGTACAAGCGTCGATCGGACTTCAACCCTCTGTGGAATGCGCTGCTCGTGGCAGGTCTGGATGAGAAGAACCAGCCTTTCCTCGCATCCGCTGATTTGCTCGGGACGACGTTCAGCGCTCCTACGCTGGCGACGGGATTCGGTGCTCATCTTGCTCAGCCGATTTTGAGGCGCAGTGTGCCTGATGAGGCGGCCAGCCAGAAGCTGGGACGGGAAGAGGCGGTCAAAGCGATCAAGGATTGCATGAAGGTGTTGTTCTACAGAGATGCGCGGTCGATGCCCGAGTACAGCATCGCTGTGATCGACGAGAAGGGAGTGGAGTTGCACGAGAgcgagaagttggagaaCCAGAGCTGGGACTTTGCGGATCGTATCAGAGGCTATGGTACGCAGACGGTATGA